The sequence GAACCGCTCGACAAAGGTCGGGTCGGCCGCCAGCGAGGGGGGCAGCACTTTCAGCGCGACGTTGCGGTTGAGCGACGCTTGGACCGCTTTGTAGACGGACGCCATGCCGCCGCGACCCAGTCGTTCGACAATCTGATAGGGGCCGATGTTGCGTCCGATAAGGTCCTGCATCTGCTGCCCTCTCGTCGTGCGATTGTAGCTCACCCCCGAGAGGGCGAACTGCAAATCGCTCCTCTCTCAGGAAGGGTGAGCGTAGGCGAGCCGGTCGAGCGTCCGAACTGCGGTGAAGCCGGCCCGGAAGAGCGCCGCTTCTGCCGCGCTTTCGCTCGCGCGGACATCGGCGCGCACTGTGCCGGTCGGCAGGAAGGCGAGCGCGCCGGCGACTAGGTCCTCCTCGACAGTGCCCCGCGCTGCGGGATGAATCGTCAGTTTGAGCCGGTGCGCCGTCCCCCTGCCTCGAATCTCGATCTCGGCGGCGCCGGCCAAGCGGCCGTTGCGCTCAGCGACGAGGATCGTGCTCTGAACGCCGGTCAGCAGGCGTCCGACGATGCCGAGACTGGCGGCAAGGGTGGTTGCCATCACTTGCTGCTCCTGGACCGGAGTAAAGCGTCGAACGAGGTCGGGCGCTGCCGCGTCGAGCAGGGCTGCCAGCGCGCGCCACTCCCGCGCGCGGAGCGGACGGATGCAGGACGGACCGGATTGCGGCGCCCGCAGTTCCGGTCGCCGAAGTTCGAGGGTCTGGTCGATGCGCATGAAGCCGAGCGACCGGTAGAGGGCGTAGGCAGCCGCATTATCAGCCCGCACATCGAGGATGGTGACGCGCCCGCCCCGGCGCTCGATTTCGGCCAGGGCGGCGGTGGTCAGTCGGCGGGCGATACCCGCGCGCCGATAGGCCGGGTCGACGGCGACATTGCCGATCATCCAGCGCGTGGCATCGCCTCCAAGCCGTCCCAGCGTGACATTCCCGACGATCTGCCCGTCCTGCTCCCAGACGAAGCCGGCGAACAGGTCGCGCGCTGCCGGAAGGAGGACCCCTGCCGCCCTGAGGAAGGGAGCCGCAAGCTGCAGGGCAAGCACCTCCTGCGGCAGCAGCCGGTCGTCGGCGTCCTCTCCGGCGAATGCGCGCTCGATCAGCCGGACCACGCCCCGCAGATCGCGCGCAAGCTGAAACGGCCGCAGCACGCCGCCGGGAGGCGTCGCGTCACTCGCTCCAGTAGCGAGCGCGCCGCTCGCCATCGCTATGTCCGCGAGGTCCGACTGATGGCGCTGGGAAGACAGCGCACGCGCGTTTTCGGCGCGATTTCCACTTCGATAATGCCCGCGTCGACCCGGTGGACCTTCCCAAGCACGCCGTTCAGGATGATGACGGGGTCGCCATGACTGAGCTCACGGATCAGCCGGCGCTGCCGCCGCGCCTGCAAATAGGGCAGCCCGACAAACAAAGCGAGCATCCAGACACCCAAGAGGATCAGAAGAACAATCGATGCTGGGTCCATACGTCGTTCCTCGCGTCAGTCGTTCGCACTGCTTGCGCTGAGTGTACTGTCTCGCGCGAGACAGGGGCTGCAACCAGCTCGCCGCCTCGCGCGTGATACTGGTGGGAGAAGGGGCAGGCATGACGGCACAGGGATCGGTACGATGCAACATCGGTCTTCAACTGGCACTGCCGGCGATGGCGGCCTGGGTGAGCGGGGTCGTGGACTATGCAGCGCTCAGCGACGAGACGCTCGCCGCGAACTTTCTCGCGGGAGACCTCGACGCCTTTGAAGCGTTGGTGGTCCGCTACAGCCGGCCGCTCTATAACTTTGCCTTCCGCTTCGTGGGCAATGCCGACGACGCCAAAGATGTCGCTCAGGCCACCTTCCTGCAGCTGTATACGCACCTTGCCAGCGCGCGGCTCGATCAAACGCTCCGGCCGTGGCTGTTTCAGATCGCGCGCAACAAGGCGATCGACCTCCTGCGCGCCCGTCGCCAGCTCCTCTTCTCCGATCTTGAGCATGCGGGGGAGGAGGACGCCCCGCTCGATTTGGTGCCGGATGAGGCGCCGCTCCCCGAGGCGATCGTCGAGCGCGCCGACCTGCAGCGCCTCCTGAGCGACGCGATCACGCGCCTGCCGCAGAAGTACCGCGAGGTCGTTGCCTTGCGCTACACCACCGACCTGACGTTCAAGGAGATGGGAGAGGCGCTGGGGATGCCGGAAAACACCGTGAAGACGCTCTTTCAGCGCGCCAAAGTGCGGCTTCGCCGGCTTCTCGGCGATGTCGCTCGAGGAGAGTGAAACTGAAACGGGAGCGGCAGCGTGACGGTAATGACCAGAGATAAGAGGATGGCAGACGAGCCGATGGACGATCTTGACCGCCTCTATGCCCGGCTCGAGCCGCTTCCTCTCCCGGCCGACTTTGTCGTCCACGTCATGACGCAGGTACGCCGACAGGAAGCGCGGGCACGCCGCCGCCGGTTTGCCGGCTGGCTGGTCGCCGATCTGGTTGCGGCGCTGGTGCTGGGGTGGGCTGCCTTCAGCGTCGGCCGAGTGCTCGCCCTCGGCGCCTTCGACCAAGGGGCGGTGGAGCTGCTTTTCGACCTTGACCTCGCTCTTGCTGCCCCGCTTCCTTGGCTGATTGCGATCGGGGAGCTCGCTCCGGTCGTCGCCTTCGTCTGCCTCATTGCTGCCGGCGCCGTTGTCGCGGTGGCGACGCGCGCGCTTCTGAGCGGCGCAGCCCGCGGCGCGAGGGTGATCTGATGGCGGGCGCTCAGCGGAGAGATATCGCCTTCTGGCTGCGCCGCTGGCTCGTCCCGGCCGTTGCGGCGGGCGGGATCGCCGGCGCCGGCATCTTCGCCGGCTACGCGTCCACCGAGCCGGTCACGACGGCGGTGCCCGCTGTCGCGGAAACGAAGGTCGCAGCGCCGTTGCCGACCCGTCAGCCCGTGCAGCAGGCGCCGCGAGTTAATGCCGTCGAAGGGACGGTGATCCGGCTCGGCCGGACCTCGGAGGCGGGCCGCGTCCTCTTCGTCCAAGACCGCGCCGGTCGTGTCTTTCAGGTGCTTGTCACGCCCGAGACAGTGGTGAAACGAGCCGGCCGCCTTGTCCGCCCGACGCAGGTCCGCCTCGGCGACCAGATTGTTGGCGTCGGGGCGCGGCAGCCAAACGGCCAGTTCAAGGCGAGCGGCGTACGCATCCTTCCTCCGCTCAACGAGCCGACGCAGTAACGCTGGCGGCGGCGTTCTCCTGCGCTTCGGCGGCTGCACCCGCCGTGCAGGAACGCTGTCGGAATGAGCTGGCGCGCTTCCCCGTCAGGCGGCGAGGGGACGTCCCAACAGGAAGTCGCGCACCGTCTTCGCCCAGACACCGTCCTTTTCTAGCGGCCCAGCTCGGTGCTCTTTCGGCACCAGCTTCCCGATCGCGTTCTTCATTCGCTCGACGATCGTCGGGTGCGCGCGCACCAAATCGCCGCCCTCATTGTGGAGAACGAGCGTCGGCGCCTCGATCAGGACGACACGGTCCCAGAAGGGGTAGCGGCACATCACCCACGGCGCTGCTCCGTCCCACCCCATGTGGCCGTATGCTTCGACCGGTTGGGGCCCGAGGTTAACTTTGTAGAGGTTGAGAAAGAAGAGGGAGACGATCTCAATCCCGATCAGGTCGAGCGCGCCGGCGTGCTTGTTCCACAGCTCGAGGAGGTGCGACCCATCGGGGCGAGGCGGAACGATCGCGTGGATTCGTTCGTGCACGGCGCGGCGGCTCTCGGTGTTCCAGTTGAAGGCCTCGGAGAGGACGAGCTTGTCGACCCGCTCAGGGAAGGCGGCGGCGACTTCCGTAGCGATCTCGGCGCCGGTCAGGTGACCGACAACGTGCGCCCGCTCGATGCCGAGCCCGTCGAGCAGCCAGGTCACCCCGCGCGCATACTGGATCATCTCGGTGTAGGGAGGATTGGGCCGGTCGGAGTCGCCGTATCCCATGGTGTCCATGGCGATGACCCGAAAGTGGGGCGCGAGGACCGGAATGGTGTTGATATAGAAATTCCAGGAGTGCGGGCTCGGATGCAGGAGCACGACCGGCGCCCCTTCGCCCGCAGTGACGTAGTGGATCTGGCCGTCGGGCGTATCGACGAAGCCACGGCGCATGAGGCCTCCATGAAAGATGCAAGCTGGGTCTCTGGCAACAGTATACATGTCGGAGGCGAGCCCTCGTGACCGGAACTCGGCGCGTCCGGGTCGATCCGGAGCGCCCGGACGACGCGGTCCTCGCCGACGCCGGGGCGGTGATCCGTCGCGGCGGGCTGGTCGCTTTCCCGACGGAGACAGTCTATGGCCTCGGCGCAAACGCCCTCGACGAAGCGGCCGTTGCGCGCATCTTTGCCGCTAAAGAGCGTGCGCTCTCTGACCCGGTGATCGTCCATCTCGCCGACCCAGCCGAGATCGCCCGGGTCGCGGCGGCAGTGCCGCCGGCAGCGCGTCTCCTCGCCGAGCGTTTCTGGCCCGGGCCGCTCACGCTTGTCCTCCCGAAGCAGAATCATGTTCCTGCGAACGTCACCGCCGGCCGGCCCACGGTTGGGGTCCGGGTGCCGCGGCATCCAGTCGCCCAGGGGCTGATCCGCGCCGCTGGCGTGCCGATTGCTGCCCCGAGCGCTAACCGCTTTACCCGCACCAGCGCAACGCTGGCGGAGCACGTGCTTGACGACCTTGAAGGGCGCGTCGACCTCATCTTAGACGCGGGGCCAGCGCCCATCGGCATCGAGTCGACGGTCGTCGCCGTTGATGCGGCGAGCGTCCGCCTGCTGCGCCCCGGCGCAGTGAGCGCGGAGGA comes from Dehalococcoidia bacterium and encodes:
- a CDS encoding GNAT family N-acetyltransferase, whose amino-acid sequence is MASGALATGASDATPPGGVLRPFQLARDLRGVVRLIERAFAGEDADDRLLPQEVLALQLAAPFLRAAGVLLPAARDLFAGFVWEQDGQIVGNVTLGRLGGDATRWMIGNVAVDPAYRRAGIARRLTTAALAEIERRGGRVTILDVRADNAAAYALYRSLGFMRIDQTLELRRPELRAPQSGPSCIRPLRAREWRALAALLDAAAPDLVRRFTPVQEQQVMATTLAASLGIVGRLLTGVQSTILVAERNGRLAGAAEIEIRGRGTAHRLKLTIHPAARGTVEEDLVAGALAFLPTGTVRADVRASESAAEAALFRAGFTAVRTLDRLAYAHPS
- a CDS encoding preprotein translocase subunit YajC, coding for MDPASIVLLILLGVWMLALFVGLPYLQARRQRRLIRELSHGDPVIILNGVLGKVHRVDAGIIEVEIAPKTRVRCLPSAISRTSRT
- a CDS encoding sigma-70 family RNA polymerase sigma factor yields the protein MTAQGSVRCNIGLQLALPAMAAWVSGVVDYAALSDETLAANFLAGDLDAFEALVVRYSRPLYNFAFRFVGNADDAKDVAQATFLQLYTHLASARLDQTLRPWLFQIARNKAIDLLRARRQLLFSDLEHAGEEDAPLDLVPDEAPLPEAIVERADLQRLLSDAITRLPQKYREVVALRYTTDLTFKEMGEALGMPENTVKTLFQRAKVRLRRLLGDVARGE
- a CDS encoding alpha/beta fold hydrolase, which translates into the protein MRRGFVDTPDGQIHYVTAGEGAPVVLLHPSPHSWNFYINTIPVLAPHFRVIAMDTMGYGDSDRPNPPYTEMIQYARGVTWLLDGLGIERAHVVGHLTGAEIATEVAAAFPERVDKLVLSEAFNWNTESRRAVHERIHAIVPPRPDGSHLLELWNKHAGALDLIGIEIVSLFFLNLYKVNLGPQPVEAYGHMGWDGAAPWVMCRYPFWDRVVLIEAPTLVLHNEGGDLVRAHPTIVERMKNAIGKLVPKEHRAGPLEKDGVWAKTVRDFLLGRPLAA
- a CDS encoding L-threonylcarbamoyladenylate synthase, whose amino-acid sequence is MTGTRRVRVDPERPDDAVLADAGAVIRRGGLVAFPTETVYGLGANALDEAAVARIFAAKERALSDPVIVHLADPAEIARVAAAVPPAARLLAERFWPGPLTLVLPKQNHVPANVTAGRPTVGVRVPRHPVAQGLIRAAGVPIAAPSANRFTRTSATLAEHVLDDLEGRVDLILDAGPAPIGIESTVVAVDAASVRLLRPGAVSAEEIAAVIAPLGVELRRGALDPSEAPGLMKRHYAPRARLTVFHGPPDRAVAAALAQAAAAIAAGRRVGALFADDDAPEVPPGLLVERLGPRSDLPAIARHLFAALRRLDRAGVELIVAPTFGETGLGAAIFDRLSRAAEGRVVTV